Part of the Sodalinema gerasimenkoae IPPAS B-353 genome is shown below.
ATCTCCCAACTCCCGTTCCGCCAGGCCCGCAGGGGTCTCACCCGGCCGCACAATATGTCGCCGTCGAGGAGTCTCCCCAATCTCAATCGGAGTCGGGTCATAGGCTTGGGGTTGCGTCGCCTTCGCCAGATGCACCGCCGCCAGCAAATTCAACAGTCCCGCACCCGTATCCGGGTTCCAATTCGGAGTCCCCAAATCCGTAGCCGTAGTTTGCAAAATCTCGATGACCTGGCGATAACTCAACTCAGGGTTCGCCGCCCAAACCACGGACGTGGCCCCCGTCACCCGGGCCGTCGCCACCGACGTCCCCGCCAGAGTTCCCAAATCATCCCCCACCGTAGACAGCACTGGATTCTCAGCCGTCCCTCCAGGCGCCAGCAATCCTAACCCAGTACCAAAATTAGAATACTCCGCCCGACCATGACCCTGAGCCACCGCCAGATTGGGGTCAAACGCTTCCGCCGCACCCACCGTCAGCACATTGTCAAACTCCCGCGAGGCTTGAGCCAACGCCGACAGATTGCCCCCATCATTCCCCGCTGCCACCACCAGCAACACCCCCTGTTGACGGGCATATTCAATGGCAGTCCGTTCGGCCACGGTCAACTCATAGCGAGGACTCACATTGCCCTCAGCATCCATCTCCGTCAAGTCCAGACTCAGATTCACCACTGCATTCGCCTGACCCGACTCCGCCGCCGCATCCACAAACTCAACCAGAGAACTGGCCCACTCTCCAGACCCCACGCCACGACCTAACCAGACCGGAGCCTCGGGGTTGATGCCATCAATGCCAATGCCATTGTCCCGCTGAGCCGCAATCAGTCCCAACAGATGGGTTCCATGTTCACTCCCCTCCCCAGGGGCCAACAGCGGGTTATCATCTCCATCCACCCAATCACGCCCCAGGATAAAGTTGTCGTAATTCAAATCAGGATTATTCTCCGCAAATCCCGTATCAATAATCCCCACCAAGGGCTGGTCTTCCTTGGCAAACTCAAAGCCTTGGGCAGCCGTCACGAGCGGGTCAGCCGCTTGACTATCGGCACTTTCCTCAGAGGACCCATTAGAGAACTCATCAACCTCGTTCTCGCTCACGGGGTTATCTGACACCAATTCCTCTGACACCGGTTCCTCTGACACCGTCTCCTGTTGAGCCTCAGCGACCTCCTCAGACGACTCCGACCCCTCGCTCACGTCCCCCTCCGTCACCGTTTCACTGGAGCCTCCCGACATCATCTCCGACCCCTCATCCGACTCCTCAGTAGACGGCTGCGTCTCGCTCACTATCTCATTCCCTCCTGAGGTTGAGGAACTGTCGGGATTAGACGAACTATCCCCCGAAGTGGAACCGCTTTCACCCGAAGACTCAACCGCCTCATCCTCATCAGCAGAGTCTGAGTCAGACTGACCCTCCTGGGAGTCGCTGTCGTCCGCTTCTTCTAAAGCATCCGTCTCTTCCACCTCATCCAAGTCAGCATCATCTAAATCCTCCCCATCCAAGTCTGGGTTGCCGGAATCTGGAGGACTCATACCATCGTCCCCATCCAGTAAACCATCGGGGTCTTGCGTAACCAACTCCACCAAATCCAATTGCTCACTGGTGGCGAGATAGGGTTTGGAATAGGCGAGTAACGCTTTCCCCAGGTCATCCTGTCGCCAATCCAACTCGGGGGCAATCACATTCTCCACATGAACCGCATCCCCTACCGCACCACGAATCTGGAAGATGACATCATCGTAGTCAAGGTCACTACGTTCAAACCGTTGGTCTTCCAAGACAAAGGTATTCCCATCTCCCGTCAAGTCAGCAATCTGGCCCAGATGGAATCCCTCTTGTGGGTTGGTGCTGGCCAGAGAAAACAGGGGACGTTTTGCCCCACCAATACTGGGATTGTCTAGAACTTCCGAGACGCGACCATTAGGAACCAGCATCACCCCAAACTCATCACCGGGGGTCATGTTAAAGGTCTTCACCCCCTGGTAGACACCGGTATTCCAATCCGGTTCTCCAAACAGGGACCCGGTAAAGCGGGCACCTTCGTCGGCCACACTAATGACAATATGACCCTGTTCACTGCCACTAGCGGCCCGTTGTGCGGCTTCGGCGATGAAGTCTTCAATACCGTTAAACTCCAGTTCATTGAAACCCGCCAGGCTAAAGAAGGCCACTTCCCCTTGATAGCGTCCTCCGTCAAACAGGAAGTCTACGCCAACTTCACCGCTGTTGCCAACTTGGAAGATACCACTGTTAAACTCAGGCACATCAAAGGCGAGAGGATTATCGTCGTCGTCCTCTAAATCATCCTCAGTCTCGTTGTCGGTCTCTGAGTCTCCCTCCTCGCTGTTGTCCACGTCAACGGCTTCCTCATCCGTTTCCTGGCTGTTTTCAGCATCACTCGGGTTGTCAGTATCGTCTTCTGGGTTATCTTCGACCTCATTTTTTTGCAGCAGCAGCAATGGGAGCAGCAGACCTAATAGAAGCTGGAGTAAATTTTGCAGCAGCAGCAATGGGAGCAGCAGACCTAATAGAAGCTGGAGTAAATTAACGTCGTCGTCGTTACCGTCATCTTCTTCTGAGTCTTCTTGAGACTCAGGACTCTCCTCGTCTGTTAATTCTTCCTCATTATTTATCTCCCCATCATCGTCAGGGATATCTGAATCATCTTCTAGGGCGTTCTCCACCTCTTCCGTGGAATCACTTGGTTCAGTGGTCTCCACCTCATCATCCCCAGCATAGGGAATGGTCTCGCCAATCTCGTTGTCCGAAATATACTCGTCATCGAGATAGTTGACCCCTTCCTCCCCTTCAGGAAGGATGTCCTCCTCCTCGATATCTAGGTCTCCCTCATCCCCAATATTATCCCCGTCGTCTCCAGGAACATCACTTTCCCCATCCGGGGATAAGGCATCACTAAAGTCATCCATAGGCTCATCAACTGGGCCTAAGTCCAACCCATCCGAGTCATCCCCACTATCTAGAAAGCCGCTAGGGGTATAAATTGGTTCCAGGATAAAGGTTTGCTGTTGGTCTTCCTGGGCCGTAGCTTCAGGGGGGTTTTGACGAAAACGACGGTTAAACCAGGATTTAGGATTGAAGGGGGACATAATCGTAGATGCTCCGGACTCGCAAGACTGAAAAAACAGACGATTGTGAGGTTTGGGGATAGGTCTCGTCTGAAACGTCCTTTTAGGGACTTAGGGAAAACCTATTTTTTGATGGTTTCACTCTATCTCAACTTCCGGACATTTTTTATGAAGTTTTCGTAAAAATTATGGTGACAAATCAGCGTTTTTGGGACTTGTTAAAAGAGGCCAATTAGATCTATCAGTTTTTTTTGGGCAGTTTTACGGAAACCCGGTGATATTGTAATGTTTGTTTACATTTCGCGGGGAAATTGCGGCTTTATTGAGGGGAGTCTCAAGAGCTGTAAGCTTGGCAGGGAAATGTTTTTAGGCGTTTATCTCTCTGAGTCGTTCGGGTCTTCACAGAATCTTCATAAAGACGTTACCAACACCTAGGGGAAAGCAACCCAAAAAACAGGGTGGGACTGGCCCACCCCGAGGTTAAGAAAATTGTTGTGCTGCTAGAGAGGATGAGGGTCTTCTCTATAACGGGTCAAAGTGGTTAGATGGGATGCCCAATTGGGGAAGGGCGAACAGCCGTTCGCCCCTACAATTATTTGGAAATTTTGTATCGAATGTAACACTTTTTTCAGGCGTACCCTTATGGTCGCCCTCTAGATTAAAACAACGTTCACAGAGCAATTACGAGTCTTAATCAGCGAGCCAGGGGAAGTAATAGCCCAGGTCGATGAGTTTGCCAAACTGATGTTGAATTTTCTGGTAGAAATTTCGATTTTCGGTGCGAATTTGAACATAACCCTTGTCTTCAGGAAGTCGAAGATTTTCCGGGTTTTCAATATGGAAGGTGACTTCAAAGACATCCTCAATCCCAGACTCTCGACGATCAGTGAGAGGGCGCCGATTTTCAATACTGGAGCGATAGGTGATGTCGCGGGGCTGGTTACGCATCCGAAATTCAACCAATTGTCCTTTTTCAACCAGATGATAATCCGCTTGTGCAATTTGAGCTGTGACTTCCAAATAACTCAGATTGGCAATTTGTAAGACTTCTTGTCCCGCCTGCATGAAGGCTCCATCTCGTTGGTCTAGGTTGTGATCTAAGACAATTCCCGAGATGGTGGCGGTTTTGGTGCGTTCAGCGTCACGCTTTCGTAGGTCTTCGAGTTGAGCTTGTCGAGCGGCGATCGCCTCCTGATGGTTTTGCACTTGGATGGTTGCCGTTTCCCGCTCATTATGGGCCGTGTCTCGTTCTGCCTGACGGCGATCTCGTTCCTCTTCCAAGTCCATCCGTTTCTGATTGAGGTCCCACTGGACCTGTTGTTCTTGTTCACGAGTCACATTGGCTTGATGATCTCGTCGGTTCAAGGAGGCTTCCTGACCTCGGATCTGACTCTGAACTTGTTCAATGCGGTCTCGGTTTTGTGTTTCCTCTCCTTCTTGTTCAGCAATTTGTCGTCGGATGCTTCGTAACTCCCTCTCAGTATCACGAATTAAATGGTGACGTCCTCCAATTAGATCATCTTCAACCATTCCAGCCAACTCGCGTTTTTCGTCTTTATGTTCTTGCTCTTCCTCACGTAGTAAGCTTAGAGTCTCAGCGATCGCCCCTTGACGACTTTCAAGTTCCCGGACTTCACCCTGAAGTCGTTCGATTTCATAGCGATCGCGCTCCTCCTCTGCCTGAACCCCACCCCGCTCTTCCTGAAAGCGGCGAGTCTGAGGAATCCCGATTCCCAACTGAATCGCCCGCATATCATCCAAATGAGCATCCAGACGACGTTGAGCTTGGTGCAACTGATCCTCAGCATTTCTCAGCCGTTGTTGCGATCGCGCCAGTCGCTGTTGAGCCACCTCCAGGGCTGCATTTTCCTCTTGCAGCGATCGCTCCGCCTCCGTCAGTTGGTCTGCAAGATCTTCACTCTCAACAGACAGCAGCACCTGATCGGGCTGAACCCGATCATGAGGTCTCACCCGTAGCCGAACCCGTCCCGGCCGGCTCATATGAATCGTTTGTCGTTGACCTGGGAGAGTTTTGAGAGTCGCATCACCCCGAACATGATTGGGAAGAGGAATAAAGCCAACAGCCCCCAGAGTCGCTACCGCCGTTCCTACCCAGAGCCAACGATGTCGGGTCGGTTCCTGTTGAGGCTTCGCCGAGGTTGTCTCGGAATCTGGGTCAGGGGTTGGTGGAACCGGAGGGGCCGGCTGTTCCTGGGGAGTATCGGTCGTTGGGGGAACAACTCGTAGGGGAGCGGAATTTTGGTTTTGAGGTTGGGAGGTCATGGGTCGTGATAGATGCGTAGACAACACAAGGTCAGTTAAAAGACACCTCGTCACTAATCTGTCGTTTTCTGGGAAGGGTTTTTACGGGAATTGCTGGATTTTGTGATAAAACTTAACAATTGACCGAAAATCAGGGACTGTCCATGAGGCCATTGAGACCAGTAGGTGTTGTGCCGCACCTGAATTGTTGATTTCAGATATAATTGCACTGTAGCTGTTATATCAGTTTGGCAGGAAGTTAATGTATGAACAAAATTACTTTAGAAGAAATCACTCAAAATTTAAACCACTATCTTCAACGTGTTCAAGCTGGAGAAAGTTTTGTTGTTTTTGAAGCCAATCAACCGATTGCTCAAATTACATCCGCTCAATCAGAGAGTATTTTAGACGCCTTTGACAAGTTTCGCGAGCAACTAAATTCAGAAGCCATCGATTTGGATAGTGATGAAATTTTTGCTGATGTTCGCGACCCAAGTCCAACCCCTGAAAAACCTTGCTGGTGATGAACACAAGATTTTTACTGGACACCAACATTATTTCTGAAAGTATTAAACGACAGCCCGACGAAACGTTTTTAGATAACTTTCGCCAAAACCTGGAAGATTCTGCGATCGCATCGGTAACATGGCATGAGCTTCTTTATAGATTATACCGATTGCCTGAGTCTCGATGAAGAAGTAATTTATCTAATTACTTAACACAGGTTATCCAAGACAAAATTCTCATTCTACCGTACTGTCATGCTGCTGCTAGATGGTTTGTAGCTGAACGTGCTAGGCTGACAACTTTGGGTCGGATGCCTTCATACCCAGATGGTCAAATTGCTGCGATCGCGAAAGTCAATCATTTAATTCTCGTGACTCGTAATGTTTCAGATTTTGTAGATTTTGAAGGGTTAACCATTGAAAACTGGTTTGTTTAGAAATCAACAAATTGGTGCGTTCCGGTAGGGGCGAAAAATCCCCTCCTGGGAGGGGTAGGGGTGGGTTATGCCCCTACGACTGGCAAAATCCAAAGATTGAACGAAGCCGGGACGCACCCTTGTATATTGAGAAACATAGTAGACCGCCGCACCCTAGGTCGGAAAAGGCCGCTTGGTAGCATGGGTCACTACAAGGTAATCTTCTCGACTGAACTCGAACAGTCGCCTGGGTCAAGGACGTCCGAAATTTCGGTTCATCCCAAAGACCGTATCAGGCAAGGATGAGTGAAATTGAGAAGATGTCTTGTTCATCTTAACAGAGCTAATTTAGGAGAACCTATCATGTCAAAGACACCTCAGTGGATCGGAGTTGACGTGAGTCAACAGACTCTGGATGTTTACATTCGTCCATTGGGAAAAGCCATCCAAATCCCCAACAGCCCGACCCAAATTGCCCAACTCGTCGAGTCTTGGCAAAACGAGCGGATCGAGCGAGTTGTGGTCGAAGCGACTGGGAAACTAGAAAGGGAACTGGTCATTCAATTACAAGAGGCCGAGTTCCCCGTTTCAGTCATCAATCCCCGCCAAGGTCGAGATTTTGCCAAAGCTACTGGTCGTTTAGCTAAAACTGACGCGATTGATGCTCAAACATTGGCGTATTATGGCGAAGCCCTAAAGCCCCCGGTTCTAGCATCGAGCTCGGCTGAGACTCGTCAACTACAAGAGTTAACGAGTCGCCGGCGTCAGCTCATTGAGATGCAAACGGCTGAGAAAAATCGTTGTCGTCGCGCACGTGGCAAGGCTTTGGTGGATATCGAGGCTCACCTAGACTATCTCAGGGGACGTCTCGAACAACTCAACGCCGAGATTGAGGAATTGACTCAGAATTGTGCGGAATGGTCATCAAAAGTCGAATTACTTAAAACCATGCCCGGCATCGGTCAAGCGATTGCCACTACCTTGGTTTCTGACCTACCCGAACTGGGTCAACTCAGTGCCAAGAAAATTGCTCGCTTGGTCGGTGTAGCACCCCTGAATTTTGACAGTGGCAAGTACAAAGGTCAACGAAGAATTCAAGGAGGTCGGGCACCGGTCCGAGCAATTTTGTACATGGGGGCGGTTGTGGCCATGCGATATAATCCAGCTATTAAAGTTTTTTACGAACGCCTCGTCAAAAAAGGCAAGCCGAAAAAACTAGCTTTAACAGCCTGTCTGCGTAAACTTCTGGTCATGTTGAATGCGATGGTTCGAGATCATCGACCCTGGCAGTATTCAGAAAGCCCAGCAGCTCGTCCTTAGCCACCTTTGAATACTTTGACAATTGAGGCAGTAACAGAAGCCAAGCCGTTAACTGCCTAGGATTTTGCTGCTCTTTAAAGCAGCCCCTTGACTCAAGAGCTAGATTATGCACCCAAACACGTTATCCTTGACAATTAAGACAGTCGCTACCGCTATTAATGTCAAACCTAGCCCAAGAGATCTCAGTCAAACGATATCTTAAGCCAGGTCATTATTGTCCTAACTCATCTGACTACCATTACCGCTTGAACGACGGCGTGATTTCAAAGCACCCGCCGCCAAAGTAACCAGTCCTACAGCCAGAGCGGATGAGGGTTCTGGAACATCTTGGGGAGGCTCCAAAGTCCCAATTCCGGCAATGATGTCGTTGTCACATTCAGGAGCCAGAGTATAAACATAATCACCATCAGGGAGAAGAGTTCGATCAAATTGGAAGGCGAACGTATGCGTTCCTGTTGCACCGAAGTGACCAAAATCAAGTCCCAAACTGTTGATATCACTCAAAAACTGAATATCGCCAATTTTCGTCCCAGAGACCATGCTATTGGGAACATGGCGGTTGGGGTTGAAGTAGGGATCCGTGATGCTTAAATCACCAGCTTGAGGATTTCCACCATGCTGGGTAATCCAGTTGGCATAACCCGAAAGACTGGCATCCTGGAGGCGGTTTCCACCCTCCCAGGCAATCTCAGTGGCCCTGACATTTTCGTAAACTCCCAGTTCACTGACTCCGGATTTACTCTCCTCTGCGAAACGAATTCCAAACAGGTCTCCATTGGCATTAGCGGTGTCTAGATCATTGCCTGAGAAATTAAAGAGTAAATCTCCCCAGCCAGTATGATCATCTACGGCATAGTCGCTTGATTTCCCCTCAAGACCCAGGTTAGAGTTGATGGCAAAAATGATACTGTCATTGGTCTGTTGCAGCGCCGTTCCGTAAATTTCATAGGGCGTTCCCCCAACCTCATAGCCAGCCATGCTGTCATTGAATGAATCAATGGAGTAGTGCCAACCGTTATGCAGGGTGGCGGCTGATGCAGGAGTAGAGAACGTTGCTAACGAAAGTCCTGAGATTCCGGCGATTAGAACGGTTGCTGTTGCTGGATTGAGTTTAAAAAGCATGATGATTCACCTCAGATGTGCATGTGGTTGTCTAGATAATCGAAGCCATTTCCCTGGGACTGGTCCTCTCACGTCGTTTCTTTAGTGTTTGTGTCAAGGGAATTTAAGCTTAGGGATCAAACTTCGTTGATCCAGGTCTGTAACTAACTTATCACAGCTCCAATTATGTCTATTTAAAGCTTAGATAAAGTCGCTTAAAATCGACCTGTTTTTTAGTGAAAGTAAGGGGTCAAAAATCTGTCAGAATTTTTCCGCTAATTTTACGGGAATGCGGGCATGTTGTAATATAATGTTACAAAAATAGGACTAAAATTCTCAATTCAAGACTTCGTTTAAATTGCTAAAACCCAGATATAATGAGACTTGTAGAGATTTGAGTTGAATCGTTGTAGCAAACTTTACCGAAACTTTATAAACCAATTTCTGAAATCATGTTGTTGTGAAGACTCGGGGGCGATCATAGGAAGGTCACGGTAGGGTGTGTTGCGGCTCAAACCCATGTAAAACCTAAGGGTAAAATCTACAAGCTGCCGCAACGCACCGGCTCGATAATCTGGCAAGGATCATCAATTTATCTGGGGATTTGTCGTTGGGTTCACAAATCGGTACGTTCCGGCTAGTTTAATCTTGTTGCCAAAATTCAAGACTTGAACGAAGCCGGGACACACCCTACCTTATTCATTGGAATTGAACAGGGGCGATCGCACGGTAGGGTGTGTCCCGGCTCAAACCCATGTAGAACCCGGGCGACAATCTACAATCTGCCGCAACGCACCGGCTCGATCATCAATGTATCTGGGGATTTGTCGTCCGGTTCACAAACCGGTGCGTTCCGGCTAGTTTAATCCTGTTGGCAAAATCCAAAGATTGAACGAAGCCGGGACGCACCCTTGTATATTGAGAAACATAGTAGACCGCCGCACCCTAGGTCGGAAAAGGCCGCTTGGTAGCATGGGTCACTACAAGGTAATCTTCTCGACTGAACTCGAACAGTCGCCTGGGTCAAGGACGTCCGAAATTTCGGTTCATCCCAAAGACCGTATCAGGCAAGGATGAGTGAAATTGAGAAGATGTCTTGTTCATCTTAACAGAGCTAATTTAGGAGAACCTATCATGTCAAAGACACCTCAGTGGATCGGAGTTGACGTGAGTCAACAGACTCTGGATGTTTACATTCGTCCATTGGGAAAAGCCATCCAAATCCCCAACAGCCCGACCCAAATTGCCCAACTCGTCGAGTCTTGGCAAAACGAGCGGATCGAGCGAGTTGTGGTCGAAGCGACTGGGAAACTAGAAAGGGAACTGGTCATTCAATTACAAGAGGCCGAGTTCCCCGTTTCAGTCATCAATCCCCGCCAAGGTCGAGATTTTGCCAAAGCTACTGGTCGTTTAGCTAAAACTGACGCGATTGATGCTCAAACATTGGCGTATTATGGCGAAGCCCTAAAGCCCCCGGTTCTAGCATCGAGCTCGGCTGAGACTCGTCAACTACAAGAGTTAACGAGTCGCCGGCGTCAGCTCATTGAGATGCAAACGGCTGAGAAAAATCGTTGTCGTCGCGCACGTGGCAAGGCTTTGGTGGATATCGAGGCTCACCTAGACTATCTCAGGGGACGTCTCGAACAACTCAACGCCGAGATTGAGGAATTGACTCAGAATTGTGCGGAATGGTCATCAAAAGTCGAATTACTTAAAACCATGCCCGGCATCGGTCAAGCGATTGCCACTACCTTGGTTTCTGACCTACCCGAACTGGGTCAACTCAGTGCCAAGAAAATTGCTCGCTTGGTCGGTGTAGCACCCCTGAATTTTGACAGTGGCAAGTACAAAGGTCAACGAAGAATTCAAGGAGGTCGGGCACCGGTCCGAGCAATTTTGTACATGGGGGCGGTTGTGGCCATGCGATATAATCCAGCTATTAAAGTTTTTTACGAACGCCTCGTCAAAAAAGGCAAGCCGAAAAAACTAGCTTTAACAGCCTGTCTGCGTAAACTTCTGGTCATGTTGAATGCGATGGTTCGAGATCATCGACCCTGGCAGTATTCAGAAAGCCCAGCAGCTCGTCCTTAGCCACCTTTGAATACTTTGACAATTGAGGCAGTAACAGAAGCCAAGCCG
Proteins encoded:
- a CDS encoding HlyD family efflux transporter periplasmic adaptor subunit, with the translated sequence MTSQPQNQNSAPLRVVPPTTDTPQEQPAPPVPPTPDPDSETTSAKPQQEPTRHRWLWVGTAVATLGAVGFIPLPNHVRGDATLKTLPGQRQTIHMSRPGRVRLRVRPHDRVQPDQVLLSVESEDLADQLTEAERSLQEENAALEVAQQRLARSQQRLRNAEDQLHQAQRRLDAHLDDMRAIQLGIGIPQTRRFQEERGGVQAEEERDRYEIERLQGEVRELESRQGAIAETLSLLREEEQEHKDEKRELAGMVEDDLIGGRHHLIRDTERELRSIRRQIAEQEGEETQNRDRIEQVQSQIRGQEASLNRRDHQANVTREQEQQVQWDLNQKRMDLEEERDRRQAERDTAHNERETATIQVQNHQEAIAARQAQLEDLRKRDAERTKTATISGIVLDHNLDQRDGAFMQAGQEVLQIANLSYLEVTAQIAQADYHLVEKGQLVEFRMRNQPRDITYRSSIENRRPLTDRRESGIEDVFEVTFHIENPENLRLPEDKGYVQIRTENRNFYQKIQHQFGKLIDLGYYFPWLAD
- a CDS encoding type II toxin-antitoxin system Phd/YefM family antitoxin — translated: MNKITLEEITQNLNHYLQRVQAGESFVVFEANQPIAQITSAQSESILDAFDKFREQLNSEAIDLDSDEIFADVRDPSPTPEKPCW
- a CDS encoding IS110 family transposase, whose product is MSKTPQWIGVDVSQQTLDVYIRPLGKAIQIPNSPTQIAQLVESWQNERIERVVVEATGKLERELVIQLQEAEFPVSVINPRQGRDFAKATGRLAKTDAIDAQTLAYYGEALKPPVLASSSAETRQLQELTSRRRQLIEMQTAEKNRCRRARGKALVDIEAHLDYLRGRLEQLNAEIEELTQNCAEWSSKVELLKTMPGIGQAIATTLVSDLPELGQLSAKKIARLVGVAPLNFDSGKYKGQRRIQGGRAPVRAILYMGAVVAMRYNPAIKVFYERLVKKGKPKKLALTACLRKLLVMLNAMVRDHRPWQYSESPAARP
- a CDS encoding XDD3 family exosortase-dependent surface protein, which produces MLFKLNPATATVLIAGISGLSLATFSTPASAATLHNGWHYSIDSFNDSMAGYEVGGTPYEIYGTALQQTNDSIIFAINSNLGLEGKSSDYAVDDHTGWGDLLFNFSGNDLDTANANGDLFGIRFAEESKSGVSELGVYENVRATEIAWEGGNRLQDASLSGYANWITQHGGNPQAGDLSITDPYFNPNRHVPNSMVSGTKIGDIQFLSDINSLGLDFGHFGATGTHTFAFQFDRTLLPDGDYVYTLAPECDNDIIAGIGTLEPPQDVPEPSSALAVGLVTLAAGALKSRRRSSGNGSQMS